The genomic window GGGCCAGGCCAGACATGGTCATACTTAGCCCTGCTCCTGCCTGGTGGACGGGGAGGGTCTGTGGGGCTCCCTCAGCCCTGGGGCTCCTGGGATCGGGCCCCACTGACCCAGCCTGGTCTGTTGCAGTGAGAATGAGGCTCTGTGGCGGGAGGTGGCCAGCCTTCGGCAGAAGCATGCCCAGCAACAGAAAGTCGTCAACaaggtgggggcagggccagAGGGCCGGCGGGGGCCCCACAAGGGCCGGGGTGACTGTGTCCTCTCTCCCCACAGCTCATTCAGTTCCTGATCTCACTGGTGCAGTCAAACCGGATCCTGGGGGTGAAGAGAAAGATGTGAGGTTTTGGGGACGCCTGCATCCGCCACCCAGGGCCCAGGGCCGTCCTCCTCCTCTGTCAGCTGTGCCCCGAGGTAGGGGGTGGCAGCTGACTTGCACCCTTCCCCACAGCCCCCTGATGCTGAACGACAGTGGCTCAGCACATTCCATGCCCAAGTACGGCCGGCAGTTCTCCCTGGAGCACGTCCACGGCTCGGGCCCCTACTCGGTGAGTGCTGGAGGCAGGGCACCCGTCCAGGCCTGCGGGCGCAGTGGGGTGTGTTGCCCTGGCCGGCGCTGCACGAGCCTCCTGTCTTTGATTGCAGGCCCCCTCCCCGGCCTACAGTAGCTCCAGCCTCTACGCCCCCGATTCTGTGGCCAACTCCGGACCCATCATCTCCGACATCACCGAGCTGGCTCCTGCCAGCCCCGTGGCCTCCCCCGGCGGGAGCATAGACGAGAGGTGGGGGCCGCATCACCCCAGCCATCCTGTCCCCCAACGAGGCGAGCCCCTGTGGGCCCAGGGCAGAGTTGGGGATGAGGTGGGGCTGGCCAAGACACCAGCTAACGTGGCCCCCCTCGTGTCCAGGCCCCTGTCTAGCAGCCCCCTGGTGCGTGTCAAGGAGGAGCCCCCCAGCCCGCCTCAGAGCCCCCGGGTAGAGGAGGCGAGTCCCGGGCGCCCATCTTCCGTGGACACCCTCTTGTCCCCGACCGCCCTCATTGACTCCATCCTGCGGGAGAGTGAACCTACCCCCGCCTCCGCCACAGCCCTCACGGATGCCAGGGGCCACACGGACACCGAGGGCCGGCCTCCCTCACCCccgcccacctccacccctgAAAAGTGCCTCAGCGTAGCCTGCCTGGACAAGTGAGTGCCGCCCCACCCACAGCCCCTGGAGGCACAGCCCTGGGCTTCAGCTCAGACTGTCCCAGAGGGCAGCTGGCAAGGCAGGACCCTACCCCTAACCTCGGAGCtctgggctggggagggagacAGGTGCCAAACAGATCACCCCACAATCCCAAACGCCACAGAAGCCAAGGGCGTGTCCGGGCAGGCTGCTGGGCCCTGCTCTCAGCCACCCCTCCTGCTGCTGCCACCCTCTTGCCACAGGCCACAGGTCCTGGCAGGTCGTGCTGCCCAGACAGATGGCAGGAGATGGTGAGCAGGGCCTGGCCTCCACACCCCCAGGCttgcccagcccctgcctgcaaTGGGGGCTCTTGTTTTTGTATCTTGCAGTTTGGCTCGCACTCCACAGATGTCTGGGGTCGCCCGCCTCTTCCCCTGCCCCTCTTCCTCTCCGCATGGCCGAGTCCAGCCAGGGTTAGCGCTGACCccactggggtgggaggagggccCTGCCAGAGCTCGGGCCCTCCCACACAGCCGTGGACCAGACCCAGCCTGACGGGGCATGAGCATCGGGTCTGGGCGGCATCGTCCTAAGCTCCTCTGTGGCTGGGGCTCAATGTCATCATGGCTCCCCTGGCCATGGGCCTGTGGTCATTGCCTGTGACAGGGACAGGTCTCCCTGGCCTGGCACGGCCTCTGGTGCTGGCAGGATCCAAACTGTGGTGCTGACTGCACTTCCTGCCAGGTGGGGTCTCCAGGGCACCTCTGGTACCCAGCCTGGCTGCCTGTCCCATGGCCCAGGTGTGCCCCATGGCCTAGTGCTTTCTTGGTCACAGCCACCAGACTGTGGGTCTCATTCCCACAGCAGCACCAGGGCAGGGACTGAGCCACCCACACACTGAGCACAGCCCCAGCCATTTTCCCAGTGTAACAGGAAACCTCACCAACCCTGAAAACTGAAATCCCTGATCCTCGTGCTAGAGCTGAATACGCCCCTTGTCTCCTGGGTCCTCTGCCACCAAGGCCTCCAGGCCTCATGGCGAAGGGATGCCCAGCATGGGCCCAGCCGCACCCGAGGGCACAGAGCCTCCACCACCTTCCAGGCAGTCTTCGAATGCACTGCCCCCTCCAGCCTGTGCAGGCATACACGGGGGTGCGGCCTGGGGGATACAGTCAAGGGGAGCCCTTCTCCCACAGGAGCGCATCGGGGTGTGGGGCCTGGGGCACTGGTTCAGCTACCCCCTCATCCCGGGCCAGGAATGAGCTCAGTGATCACTTGGATGCTAtggactccaacctggacaacctGCAGACCATGCTGAGCAGCCACGGCTTCAGCGTGGACACCAGCGCCCTGCTGGACGTGAGTCGCGTCCtgtcccgccccgccccgccccgccccgcccccaggtGCTGTTCTgacttccctccctcctctgcagCTGTTCAGCCCCTCGGTGACCGTGCCCGACATGAGCCTGCCTGACCTTGACAGCAGCCTGGCTAGTGTGCGTAGGCGGGCGGGGGGTGAGGGGGAACAAGACCAGCAGGAGCGCTCACGATACCATCTCCACCCCACAGATCCAAGAGCTCCTGTCTCCCCAGGAGCCCTCCAGGCCTCCCGAGGCGGAGAACAGCAGCCCGGATTCAGGTGAGCCAAGTCCCACCAACCCCCTCTCTGCCCCTGACCCCCCACCGCCTTGACACCCCCACCCCCGCAGGGAAGCAGCTGGTGCACTACACAGCACAGCCACTGTTCCTGCTCGACCCCGGCTCCGTGGACACCGGGAGCAGCGACTTGCCGGTGCTGTTTGAGCTGGGGGAGGGCTCCTACTTCTCCGAAGGGGACGGCTTCGCAGAGGACCCCACCATCTCCCTGCTGACAGGCTCAGAGCCTCCCAAAGCCAAGGACCCCACTGTCTCCTAGATGCCCCGGAGGAGCTGGGCCAGCCGTGgcctgcccacccccacccccagtgcAGGGCTGGCCTTGGGGAGGAGAGGCAGCCTCGAGGTCCTGGGCACTGGTGGGTTGGCCACCACAGCCCCAGTAGGACAAACAGGGGCTCAGGTCTGGGCAGCACCTCTGGTCAGGAGGGTCACCCCGGCCTCCCAGTCTGCCTTCCCCCAACCCCGTGTCCTGTGGTTTGGTTGGGGCTTCGTAGCCACACCTGGACTGACCCTGCAGGTTGTTCATAATCAGAATTGTATTTTGGATTTTTACACAACTGTCCCATTCCCTGTTCCATagagatatacagatatatacacacaggtggatggacggacggacggacaaGACAGGCAGAGATCTATAAACAGACAGGCTTTATGCGGTGGCCTCCCATGTGTTTCCTCTGTCCCAGGGTAGTACGGTGGATGGGGGTGCAGTGAGGAGGAGCCCAGGGCACAGAagggctgggctgcagtggcCTCCTGGGGGAAGGCGGACGCTTGCAGCTAGCCCCATGCCTGCCCAACTCCGCAGGACCAGAGACCGGGGTGGGCACCCTGGCCCTGCAGGTCTCTCGTCGTCAGACCACCAGGAACCCCATTCCCAAGGTGTTTGCACTCAGGGACAGGGGATGCAGGGCAGGCACACTGTCTTCCTGCCATAGTGCCCTCCTATGTAGGCACAGGCAACAGAAGCCTGTCCCATAGCTTCAGGGTTTTCCACTCAGCCTggtggaggaagggaagggggccTGGGGTGGGCAGTGGAGCAGGCTTTGCTTCTTTATCTGGCAGCAACAGCTTGTTCTTGAGCTCCATTGGCCAACAGGTGGGGACAGGCACAGGAGCCTATGTGGGATGGAGGAATCGAACCCACACCTGTCCCCCTACCAGGAGCTCACCCACTACCACCATCCTCAGCAGGGCCCAAGGAAATGCCTCCACTGCAGGGCCCACCAGCCCCCACTGGGGTAGAGGAAGGGTACCACCAAGGTAGCCCGCTCTCCCCCCACACCACCACAGTCCAGCAGGTTGCTGATGAGGCCCCCCGTGCAGTCCTGGGACCCTGTGCAGGGCCTTCTCAAACACCTGCCTTGTTGGGCCATAGCTGCAGGTCTGGGGGCACCAGGGCCTGGTCCAGTCTTGGGATCTTTAATCAAGCAGTCACCCCAGCAAGGTAAGgcagcagcagggccctggggtTACCCCTGACCTCCCACTGTGACCAAGGGGTGCCCCATCTGTCCAGCTTGGTGGATTGCAGGGCCTGGAAACAAGGTGTCCTGAAGGCTGTGGGGCTGCACTGTCTGCACTGCCCAGCCTGGTGCCAGAAGAGCAGAGGGCAAGGCAGGCCTAGGGATCAAGGGTGCCCCAACCTCGTGGAGGGCAGCTGAGAGCCACCTGCACACCAGATTCCAAGTGAAGGAGAGAGGCTGCCAAACTGAGCCCTGCCCCAAGGCAAATAGCCATGGACATAGCCATTGTGTACTGTAGCCCCTCGGCTCACCAGACCCACACCAGAAAGGCCCTGTGGACTGTCCATCCCTGGGCCACCCTGGCTGGAGCCCACTTCCAACAAACACAGGGCGACCTCTTCCTGAGCTGAGGCTGGGCACCGTGGGTGCAAGCAGGCTCATCCTGCACCAAGCCAGAGTGCTGATTCCCTCACACCCAGCAGGGGTGGCACCAGGAGAGGATGCCTGAGCTGAGCTTTTCTAGGTAGGGGAGTGTGGGGAATGGGGGTGTCTGCCTGGCCTTGCACTCCCCCTACCGGCCATGCCCACCCTGTTGCAGTGGAGCTGCTTCTCCCCAGCAGGTCCGGGGACGTCAGGCCTCCTGGCCCCTGGAACAGCTGTCCACATGGCTCTGGCAATCACCCTTGTGGGTGTGGccatacctcccaccaggcccctggCAGGCTGAAGAGGTCACTGGACAGCACTTTATTGACATCCTCGGACCCGGGGCAGGGTCAGCAAGACTCCCAGCTGGCATCAGCCTGTGTCTGGCCTGCTGTCGCCATCCCTGAGGGGTGCAGGACAGAGCCCCATAGGGGCAGAGAGGCCTCCCtgggacaggaggagggtgcTGTGCAGCCAGGCCCATCCCCAGCACTCGAGGCCCAGGAGGAGAGGCGGACTCTGGCAGCGGGGGTGAGGTGGCAGTGAGAAGCCAGGCCCTTGGGTGCAGCTCAGGCCCCTGCCACCGGGGCCTCATAGTTGAGCACGTAGTAGTCATGGACGTACATGAGGACGGCTATTGGCTGTCCAATGATGAGCGTCAGCCATACAGCGGCGTTGCCATAGTTGCCCTGGAAAAAGCGGCCCACGAACCAGGCCAGTGGGATCTGGGGAATGAGGGGCCAAGTCAGTCGGCCATGGTGACCACAGGGCTGGGGGCTTCAGGGTCCCTGGGCATGGGGGGGTCAGCCCAAGGGCTCAGGCAGGGGGTAAGTGGGTGAGGAGGCCACGTAGGGGTCGCTCacctgagccatcatgcctgtGAACGCCCAGAGGCGGAACATTCGCAGAGGGACGCTCACCAggtactgaggtgggagggagagaagatgTCAGGGAGGGGGAACCAGCCATCCCTGCCGTGGGCATACCCCTGCCCAGGGATGAGGCAGGACGTCCCACAGAGCACTGACCTCATGGAAGAAGGCCGAGGCCAGGAACACCCCTGTCCTGGCCATCCACCTGCTGCTGCCCCGTCGAAGCATGGGCTTGTAGAAGTGTCTGCAGAGGGGGAGTGTGGAAAGGGGTTCAGGGTCACGGCCATGTTccacatctcacacacacacacaccccccacctACCTGATGCACCACTTGTGCACAGGGATGTTCCAGTTCTGCCAGAAGTAGGTGACAGACTCGGAGTTCCTAGGGGCCAAGAGACCACAGGGGGATCAGAGCACACCATGGCCCATCCCAGCCCCCAGGGACACCCCAGGGACACTCACCACCAGTCCCGGTAGAACTCCCGGTCTCCAAACTGCATGAGCTCAGCCACGGCATTCATGCAGGAGTGGAAGAGCCAATAGAAGAAGATGAGCCAGATGAGGTGGTTGGGGAcctggcagggggtgggggtgggcaccAAGTTCTAGAACCTTCCCCATGCCACCATCCCCTCCTGTCCCACCCACGCGCCACCTGTCCGCACTCACCGCCAGCTTCAGGAGGCGCTCGATGATGCGTGAGTAGTCCATGTCCTGCAGACACAAGCCCTTCAGCCAGCCGTGCTCCCAGCCACTCCCCAGCCACCCCAGCCACAGGAGCACCTGGGCCGCTCACCTTGAAGGGCTTCATGGAGTTCTGGATGGTGGGGACCATCCACTGCAAAGGAGGGCACCGTGTCAGCTCCCAGCCACACCCAGCTGCACcgaaccccaccccaccccacttaCCTGCTGGATCAGCCCCACCTGAAGCTGGGTGAAGAACAGCTAGGGGGGAACCAGAGAGCAGCCAGCTGAGGCCTTGGCGAGCCTGGAGGACCCCAGCCTCCAGTGGCCGCCCTCAGCCCCCAACCTCACCATCTCAAGGATCCGTCGCAGCAGAAAGCCCTTCCGGATGCGGGGAGAGCGGGGAAAGTTGAGCTCGTAGCACAAGGTGGGGGCGAAGAGGAAGTAATAGAGATCTGGAATGGGCataggggattggttccagaacaGACCCGGCCTGTGCCCTGCACCTCAGCCCCACAGAGGTCCTCACCGCGGTAGGTCAGGTTGTCCGGGTAGCTCACGGTGTGCGGGGCAGCGGCGCTGCTGGCTTTCTTCCCCGCAGAGGCTACGAACACAGCAGAGTGGGAGGCGGGGAGTGGGGCCCTGCTGCTGCCCAGCCCCCCAGCGggcagccccagcccccagcagccCCTTACCAGCCTTGGCCCTGGCCCTGCGGCACCACAAGTTGACATCACGGTAGGAGAAGAGCTTGAGGAAGAGGATGGTGTGCACCATCAGCGCCAGCAGGGAGCCCACTGTGGGAGAGGTAGGCTCAGGCCTCCACAGGGCCACAGCCAGAGGCCAAGCCCGTGGCTGGCCCAAGACAGCTGGGCAGGGTGGGATGGGGGCGCACCTGGAGTGATAGACTCAACCAGTAAGACCACAGCCGCTGGGAAACACAGAATGGTGGCCAGGTTGGCCACATGCAACAGCAGTCCCGCCTGCTCCGTCAGGGCACCCTGGAGTGGGGGGCAGAGTACTCAACCAGGGCTCCTATTGCCTGGGGGAGGGGCTGCCAGGCCCGGGAGCAGCTCCTCCCAGGAGCACACACAGCAGGGTAAGCACACAGGTGAGGGGCACTGCTTACCACCGCCAGGCGCTTCTCAACCTGGAACGCAGCCACAGCAAAGACATTGGCCGCTGTGGACAGAAGCACCAAGGCACAGGTTCAAGGCCACGTCAGCCTGATTCCCACCCAAGGCCCTCCTCAGAGCCCAGCTCACCAATAACCAGGCACGGGGCGGGCCAGCTATAGGGATCCTTCAGGAACAGAGAAACCACCTGGATGGGGTCCACCAGGATGCCATACCTGGGAGTGGAGGGATGGGGGCCTGAGTGGGTGGCAGGTGGGGCTATGGGGCAGGGCCTGGACAGGCCatgggtggggcaggggtgggaccTGGCAAAGGCACTCACTTGATGAGGTTCTCCAGAAATAACCGGGCATTGCTCAAGATCTGCGAGGGACGGACAGGAGGGTGCAGCCCCTTTAGTCCTGGCCACAGGGCACTCACCCCAGATCCTCCCAACACCTCTGGGCACGTCCCCAGCCTGAGCTCAGGGTGGCAGCCTCAGGCTTGCAGACCCAGCCCTGTCTGGTCTCCATGCCACTCTCCGAGACTCAGCACCCACCTCAGCCAACACCAGTGCTGGGCAAGGGGAagtccctccctgtccccatcACACCAGAGGGGCCCGCATGGAGGGAACAGCCAGCAAGACCAACCAACCCTGTCAGACGCCTGGGCCTTCAGGAGCAGAAAGACCAGCTGCTGAGCTGCTCACATCCCTCCTGCTGAGCCAAGCCAGTGAGGGACCCAAGGCTCCCACAGCCAACCACACCAGAGAGACAGCCCCAGAATACAGGCCTGCCCAGGGAGGCCTGCCCACAGCTGAGCCCTAAGGAACCAGTCCCTACTggtggcccaggctgaagggaGGGAGTTGCCTACCCTTTCTCGGCAGGAGCAGTGCCCAGCTGTGTGGCAAGGGGGGCTGGGCCTGGAGTGCTTCCCAGGGCTTGTGCCCCTCCTACCTCTTCTGCTTCCTGCAGCCCTCCAAGCCTTCGACACTTGGCTCCAAAGCAACTTCCCAGGACTGAGCCCCCATGGGAAAAGGCTCCTGGGACTAGCCTGGAGCTGGGTGCTTGGTCTCCCTCTGCAAGGACAGGAACCTCTTCCTTCATCTTACAAGCACTACCAACACCTCCATGAGCTGGGCCCCAATGCCACAGACCTGGCTTACCACCCAGAGCTCAGGCCTCACGCGGTGGTGAACTGGTGCTGGGGAAAAGGGTCGCTGGCAAGGAAACACTGAGGGTCTCTTGcctgggtggtcagggaaggcttcatgaGAGAGGAGACTGCTTCAGAGAGACAAGGGCCACTGCCCCGCCTCCCTCAGTTGCAGGGCTGACACACAGGCCTTCTGCACGGACACATGTGGCCCACACTGTCACTGGCCTCTCCTGAGGGCTGACAGTAGGCAGGTGCCAAAGCTGCCAATGGGCGGTACCCATCTCCAAGCCCAGGCCACAGAGGGAATGCAACAGGCAGCCCAGAGCGGGACAcatgcctggggctgggggtcaTGGGGGAGCCAAAGCAGGGAAAAGGCTTCAGGGCTGGACCAAAGGGCCAGGCAGGCCCAAGAGATTGGGGAGAACACACAGTGCTGCCTGGGCTACACAAGGCCCAGCCTGGGCCAGGAATGGGCTGCGTCTCCTGAGTGCTGGGCTGGCGCTGGGCCCACTGTCCTCCTGCCTGGCCAGCTTCTCAGCCACCAGGCCTCGTGGGCCTCCACAGCTGGCCACCCCCAGGGAACCTCCCAGGACTATGGGCAGTGGCGGTGTGGATGTGCAGCCCCTTCCACGTGGTTAGCCACAGGAGCAGCACCCAAGGCCAGAGACAGACACGCCTGGGTGAAGGTCAAAGGCCTCGAGCCACATCAGCCCTGAGTGGGGGAGGCTGGACCCAGACAGCCCTTGCCCCTGACCTGCCCTGTGGGTGCCCCTTTGAGCCCTAGATTCCAACTACTTCTGGGGTGGGGCTGTGGGAAGCAGACCCAGAGGCATCAGGCCTTGGACGTGGCACAGGGCTCCATCTAATCACCTTCCTGGGGGGCTCCTAGGACCCACAGCTGAGGGAAGGGGCCAGGAGGACTGCAGAGTAGTGGCCAGGCCTGCACGGTTCCATACCCACGCAGGCCATGTGGCATAGCACAGGAAGTTCTTCTCACATCCCCTGCCAGAGAGGCCTTGTGTCCACAGAGCATGCAGTCCACTCTCCCACCAGCCTAGGGCAAGACCGCTCCACCCTGCCCTCCATGGAGGCCCTGCACCCCTCAGACCCAGCTCACAACACACAGGCTCCAGCCAGGCAGTGCTCGGCCTCCCCACGCCCACACCACATCTGCAGGGCCCTCCTGGGATCCAATGGGGAGCCGCAAGTATATGGTGCACGGGCGCCCAAGTGACCACAGCAGGGGCAGCTACTGCCACTCCCCTCCCCAACAGTCCAGTGCTGGTGGCCACATGGAGGTGCAGCCTGCTCCACACACCCCAGCCCACAGGGGCTCCAGCCCCGACACCCTGGGTGGCAAAGCCTGTTCCCAGGCAAAGGCCTACCTGGGGCAGAGCCCCACCTAGACCTAGACCTGCTCCCAACACCATGTCCCActcaccagcatcaccacacaCCAGTTCAGGATGCCACGGTAGTTGTTGAAGCCACTGTCAGAGCTGAACAAAGAATCCTGCAGGCGATGGCACCTGACAGAGCACAACACAAGCACCCGCTGAGTGGACACCAGCAGGGCAGGGCCGCCCTCGCAGGATCcaggcccccaccccagcctcctcgTCTGCCCTCAGGCCCCACTCCCTATTCACAACCAGGAGGAGAAACCAGGCAGAGCCACACTGTGGCCTCAAGACCTACAGTGGGCAAAGCTCTCAGGACCCCCAGAGCCTGCACCTCCAAGCAGTGGGAAGAGCACGTCAGAGTCAGGAGAAGCAAGCTCAGCTGGCCCTGCCTGGACTGGACCTACATGGAGCTTGGACACTCCAGGTCTCACTCTCCAGAGGCCTCTGGCCACTGCCACGCACTCTGGCTGTAGACTAGCACTGGGGCCACAAGCAGGGTCCCACCTGGGGATGGACCAGGGGGCACCGCCCAGCACTGCGGGGACCAAGTGGTGAGGGTTGAGTCCACCCTATTCAGTGGGCCCATTCCAGCACCCGGGAGCCAAGGGGTCCCCCACACTTGGACGTGCAGGCTCAAACTGGCAAAGGTAGGCCAAGCGCCAGCCACACACCAGCCTGACATGCACCTTCCCAGAGGCAGGGATCCAGCCCTCATGTGCTGGTGTAGCAACCACTTGTTTGTGATGTGTTCCAGCCCAGGCTGAGGGGGCTGAAAGGAACCCACCCAGGGCTAGGTGATTGCTGGCCAAGAGGCTTCCAACAGAGGCGGGTGCCCACCCATGATCTCCCAACCAGTGCTGGCGGGGCACAGGCAGACCCTGCCTGTGGTCCTCAGCATACCGCACAGGTGGAAGAGGGCACCCAGCCCAACAGAGGGACTGCCATATAGCTAGGACAAGGATAGCAGGAGCTTGGCCAGGCCCCACACGTCCTAGGAAGCAGTGCTGGCTCACATACACTAGCTGCAGGCCCGCCTCACCTCCCAGCTGCCGTAACACCAAGAAACCACACACAGCATTGACCAAGTCCTCAATTTTGTAAGAGGAGAGGCCAGatctccctttccctcccacaTACACATTTGTCCCTCAGAGCCCCTAGGCAGGGAGAGTGGGCCTGAGAGTGATGGCAGGAGCCCCGTGAGGCAGATGCCCTCAGGGTGCCCAAGGCAAGCTAGCTAGGATTGGGGTTGACAGTCAGACGGCCCTGCCCAGGAGGCAAAGGGCCAGGGAGGCCAAGAGGCAATGCCAACAAGCCCAACCTTTGCCCCCCAAGACCAAGGTTGGTGCAATACCTGCCCAATCTACACCTACACGGTTCCTGACAAGTCTACACTGTTTCACAAAACCCCCAGGCAGGGAGGATGATCACACCTTTCCCTCTGCCCATTTAGACTAGAACACAGGGGCAGGCAgctccaccccagcccctgcttcTCCCAGCTCCAGCCTGAGCGTCCTGCGTCCACCTACCAGGTCCatcttgggccatgcagtgaggCTGTGGTCTCCACCTGAGCCTCCCTCCTACCCCCTCCCCAAGTTGGCAGCTGCCTTCCCAACTGACCATGGCCCTTGGCTCATCTCCCCAGCCTACTCCACTCATTGCCTGCCCACAACCAGGAGGCTGGGTGTGGATGCCGCAAGAGCCCCAGCACCAAGACAGGAGCAGGGGCACGAGGCCCAGCTGCCCAGCAGCCTCTCTGAGCCGTCTGCTGGACTGGGCCTCTCCACTGCCCCCTCTTCCCAAAGTTCAAGCCCATTTGTTTTCAGCAGAACAATCCCAAGCCTCAGGGTTGGCCTTCTTGCACCACAACCTACCAACCACAGCTGTTTCACAACAGTGTGACCCCTGCCCCCTTTGAGCCACCAAGGACACCATGCTGGCTTTATCCGTGCCCATCTCCAAGATGAAAACAGGAGTCGGAAAAGGGTGGTGCTTCCCAAAACTCACTGCAGACAATCCTATACAAGCTTTCTCAGGGGCCCCTCGACAGGCTTCCAAGGCCTTCCTTAACCCAGCCATGCCCTTGCCTCAGGCCCTTCACAGGCCTGACCAGCCCTACCAGGAGGCAGCACCCCCACTGCGCTACCCCTACCCCTCACAGGCCCCCATGAGCAGGAAGCCCCAGTCCACCAGTGCCCACAGAGCTCCAAGCAGCCAGTGCGGCCAGGGGCAAGTGGGCTAGAGGGCAGGCAGGCTGCATGGAGCGGCATGGGGAGGCGGGATCTGCCCCTGTGCCCACAGCACCTTTGTCCACCCTCTTTCCTACTGGAGGGCCTGCCCAAGCCTCTGCACCTTCCAGCTGTCCCTGCACCCACTCCCTAGTCCAAGAAGACTCGGAGCAGCCTGCCCTCCCTCCTGCAGCCCCAGGCCCACCCAGCCAACAGGATCCTCTCAGTCTCACAGCAACAGTGAGACCTTGGCATATGCCCACCCGCCACCCTGTCTCCAGGTTCAAAGTGTGTCCAAAGGCACAGGTCCCAGTGAGTCCCACACTTGGGGCCCACACAGTGCAGCTCCAGGGCCAAACAGAATGAGGAGGGGGCAGAGTCCAGCTCTGCTCCCAGCTGCCGCCTCCTTCCCTCTGGCCTCTGGGCTGGGCCTGGGTTCAAGATGGTTGGGGCAGGCTCCCTGCACCTCGCAGACCCTgctggagagaggaagggagagtcAGAGAGGACACCTCAGGGACAAAACACCCTGGGAGAAGCCAGAAACCGGAAGGGCCTGACTGGGGTGCCTGTGAGCAGAGGGCTGCTGGGTGTGTGCAAAGAGCCtggcaggagtgagccacaggcAGAGCAGAAAGGGGTgccctctcctgcctgcctcatAGCCTCACCTTGCCACGGGGCCGGAAGAAAGGAGCTCACACCCAGAGCCCAGCCCTAGGTGAGCAGGAAGTGTCCGTGAGGGGAGGAGGCCCCGAGCTCAAGGAGTAATGAGGAAGTGGCAGAGAGGAAAGGCTGGGCTGGGCCAAGAGCTGCAGGAAGCGGGAGGGAGGGGAGGCTGTGAGGCTGACAAGGGGGTGCGCTAGAGGCCAAGTCCCAGGAGGGCAGGCAGAGCAAGGCCTGACCCAGAGAGCAGGGAGAAGAGTCCAGTGGCCACAGCCAGTGGGGCCCCAAGCCCTGCTGCGTCCCCAGGTCTGAGGGACAAGCACACATGGCCTGCAAGTCCTGGAGACACAGAAGCAGATGGACTtttggtctcagcctcccaggaaggCCTCACCTCTGCCATCTACTGCCCCTCTTCCCAAGGAGAGACGACCTCAATGGCAGGGACAGGGACTCACCAGGCCTCTCCCACGAGCTCTGCACCCATCCCACACCAGCAGAAGCACAGGAAAGGCTCGCTGGTTTGCAAAG from Macaca mulatta isolate MMU2019108-1 chromosome 8, T2T-MMU8v2.0, whole genome shotgun sequence includes these protein-coding regions:
- the HSF1 gene encoding heat shock factor protein 1 isoform X8: MDLPVGPGAAGPSNVPAFLTKLWTLVSDPDTDALICWSPSGNSFHVFDQGQFAKEVLPKYFKHNNMASFVRQLNMYGFRKVVHIEQGGLVKPERDDTEFQHPCFLRGQEQLLENIKRKVTSVSTLKSEDIKIRQDSVTKLLTDVQLMKGKQECMDSKLLAMKHENEALWREVASLRQKHAQQQKVVNKLIQFLISLVQSNRILGVKRKIPLMLNDSGSAHSMPKYGRQFSLEHVHGSGPYSAPSPAYSSSSLYAPDSVANSGPIISDITELAPASPVASPGGSIDERPLSSSPLVRVKEEPPSPPQSPRVEEASPGRPSSVDTLLSPTALIDSILRESEPTPASATALTDARGHTDTEGRPPSPPPTSTPEKCLSVACLDKNELSDHLDAMDSNLDNLQTMLSSHGFSVDTSALLDIQELLSPQEPSRPPEAENSSPDSGKQLVHYTAQPLFLLDPGSVDTGSSDLPVLFELGEGSYFSEGDGFAEDPTISLLTGSEPPKAKDPTVS
- the HSF1 gene encoding heat shock factor protein 1 isoform X2, whose protein sequence is MDLPVGPGAAGPSNVPAFLTKLWTLVSDPDTDALICWSPSGNSFHVFDQGQFAKEVLPKYFKHNNMASFVRQLNMYGFRKVVHIEQGGLVKPERDDTEFQHPCFLRGQEQLLENIKRKVTSVSTLKSEDIKIRQDSVTKLLTDVQLMKGKQECMDSKLLAMKHENEALWREVASLRQKHAQQQKVVNKLIQFLISLVQSNRILGVKRKIPLMLNDSGSAHSMPKYGRQFSLEHVHGSGPYSAPSPAYSSSSLYAPDSVANSGPIISDITELAPASPVASPGGSIDESSPLVRVKEEPPSPPQSPRVEEASPGRPSSVDTLLSPTALIDSILRESEPTPASATALTDARGHTDTEGRPPSPPPTSTPEKCLSVACLDNLARTPQMSGVARLFPCPSSSPHGRVQPGNELSDHLDAMDSNLDNLQTMLSSHGFSVDTSALLDLFSPSVTVPDMSLPDLDSSLASIQELLSPQEPSRPPEAENSSPDSGKQLVHYTAQPLFLLDPGSVDTGSSDLPVLFELGEGSYFSEGDGFAEDPTISLLTGSEPPKAKDPTVS
- the HSF1 gene encoding heat shock factor protein 1 isoform X5 produces the protein MDLPVGPGAAGPSNVPAFLTKLWTLVSDPDTDALICWSPSGNSFHVFDQGQFAKEVLPKYFKHNNMASFVRQLNMYGFRKVVHIEQGGLVKPERDDTEFQHPCFLRGQEQLLENIKRKVTSVSTLKSEDIKIRQDSVTKLLTDVQLMKGKQECMDSKLLAMKHENEALWREVASLRQKHAQQQKVVNKLIQFLISLVQSNRILGVKRKIPLMLNDSGSAHSMPKYGRQFSLEHVHGSGPYSAPSPAYSSSSLYAPDSVANSGPIISDITELAPASPVASPGGSIDESSPLVRVKEEPPSPPQSPRVEEASPGRPSSVDTLLSPTALIDSILRESEPTPASATALTDARGHTDTEGRPPSPPPTSTPEKCLSVACLDKNELSDHLDAMDSNLDNLQTMLSSHGFSVDTSALLDLFSPSVTVPDMSLPDLDSSLASIQELLSPQEPSRPPEAENSSPDSGKQLVHYTAQPLFLLDPGSVDTGSSDLPVLFELGEGSYFSEGDGFAEDPTISLLTGSEPPKAKDPTVS
- the HSF1 gene encoding heat shock factor protein 1 isoform X10; translated protein: MDLPVGPGAAGPSNVPAFLTKLWTLVSDPDTDALICWSPSGNSFHVFDQGQFAKEVLPKYFKHNNMASFVRQLNMYGFRKVVHIEQGGLVKPERDDTEFQHPCFLRGQEQLLENIKRKVTSVSTLKSEDIKIRQDSVTKLLTDVQLMKGKQECMDSKLLAMKHENEALWREVASLRQKHAQQQKVVNKLIQFLISLVQSNRILGVKRKIPLMLNDSGSAHSMPKYGRQFSLEHVHGSGPYSAPSPAYSSSSLYAPDSVANSGPIISDITELAPASPVASPGGSIDERPLSSSPLVRVKEEPPSPPQSPRVEEASPGRPSSVDTLLSPTALIDSILRESEPTPASATALTDARGHTDTEGRPPSPPPTSTPEKCLSVACLDKNELSDHLDAMDSNLDNLQTMLSSHGFSVDTSALLDLFSPSVTVPDMSLPDLDSSLASIQELLSPQEPSRPPEAENSSPDSAGALHSTATVPARPRLRGHREQRLAGAV